In Calothrix sp. PCC 7507, one DNA window encodes the following:
- the dtd gene encoding D-aminoacyl-tRNA deacylase, which produces MRIVIQRVQSSQVTVNGEIVGKIGRGLNLLVGIADTDTEAELDWIARKCLDLRLFPEEEGGDRWQKSVQEIGGDLLVVSQFTLYGDCRKGRRPSFDRSAVPQLAQDLYNTFVTKLQASGLRVETGQFGAMMQVSIENDGPVTLILEREAL; this is translated from the coding sequence ATGCGTATTGTCATCCAGCGAGTGCAATCATCTCAGGTCACTGTTAACGGTGAAATTGTGGGCAAAATTGGCCGGGGGCTAAATTTGCTTGTAGGTATTGCTGATACTGACACTGAGGCGGAACTCGATTGGATAGCGCGTAAATGCTTGGATTTACGCCTGTTTCCTGAGGAAGAAGGTGGGGATAGATGGCAGAAATCCGTGCAAGAAATTGGCGGCGATTTGCTGGTGGTGAGTCAATTTACACTTTACGGTGACTGTCGCAAAGGCCGTCGTCCCTCCTTCGACCGTTCTGCTGTTCCCCAATTAGCGCAGGATTTGTACAACACTTTTGTTACCAAGTTGCAAGCAAGTGGTTTGCGAGTGGAAACTGGTCAATTTGGTGCAATGATGCAAGTATCGATTGAAAATGATGGGCCTGTGACTTTGATCCTTGAAAGAGAAGCGCTTTAA
- a CDS encoding molybdenum cofactor biosynthesis protein B, which produces MTLQPHPDKPGITVTCAVVTVSDTRSPETDKSGQLIQQLLLSANHFVVAYTIIKDEPAQIQGQIESLGKNANLDVVLFNGGTGIAPRDTTYDAIEKLLEKTLPGFGELFRFLSYQEIGSRAIASRAVAGVYQNKLIFSLPGSSNAVRLGMEKLILPEITHLVGQMRQ; this is translated from the coding sequence ATGACACTACAACCCCACCCAGACAAACCAGGAATAACGGTAACTTGTGCTGTTGTTACCGTTAGTGATACCCGTTCGCCTGAGACGGATAAGAGTGGTCAGCTAATCCAGCAATTGCTCCTGAGTGCTAACCATTTTGTGGTAGCCTACACAATTATCAAAGATGAACCAGCACAAATTCAAGGACAGATAGAATCGCTGGGGAAAAACGCGAATTTAGATGTTGTGCTGTTTAATGGTGGTACAGGCATTGCACCAAGGGACACCACCTATGATGCTATTGAAAAATTATTAGAGAAAACCCTACCGGGATTTGGGGAATTGTTTCGCTTTTTAAGTTACCAAGAAATTGGTTCACGGGCGATCGCCTCTCGCGCCGTTGCTGGTGTTTATCAAAATAAGTTAATCTTCTCCCTCCCCGGTTCCAGTAATGCGGTAAGACTGGGGATGGAAAAACTGATTTTGCCAGAAATCACCCATTTAGTGGGTCAGATGCGGCAATAG
- a CDS encoding TldD/PmbA family protein — MWSELTKAIAQLNVPADWIGMRVVKETATSRYVRDGLPQANGKSFTLGAMLEVLVNGCLGYAATNSLELPALQTAAQTAYNQALAASEWWIYPFRESERPKVVGEYNSPFLEPLDAMGPGEINDLLVRICQTLKVDDKIVQTIASVTSSERETWFVSSNGSELYQKILSLGTHYSATAQEGAIVQQRTNNGWQANCYQGGLELLKQADLWHRVKQIGEQAVELLTAEECPNTRTNLVLAPDQMMLQIHESVGHPLEIDRILGDERNYAGGSFVTKNDFGKLVYGSPLMNITFDPTVPGEFASYGFDDTGAVATREYVVKAGVLQRGLGSLESQARAGVPGVACARASSWNRPAIDRMANLNLEPGNASFDEIIAGIEHGVYMESNRSWSIDDRRYKFQFGCEYAKLIENGKLTKTLRNPNYRATTPEFWHSLSQIGDASNWQMYGTPFCGKGEPNQAIWVGHGSPVCLFTNVEVFGGG, encoded by the coding sequence ATGTGGTCAGAATTAACAAAAGCGATCGCTCAACTCAACGTTCCTGCTGATTGGATCGGTATGAGAGTAGTTAAAGAAACTGCTACTAGCCGTTATGTCCGTGATGGTTTACCCCAAGCCAATGGCAAATCTTTCACATTGGGAGCGATGCTAGAAGTTTTAGTAAATGGCTGTCTCGGTTACGCAGCCACTAACTCCCTAGAATTACCAGCACTACAAACCGCAGCCCAAACCGCCTATAACCAGGCACTTGCAGCTAGTGAATGGTGGATATATCCTTTCCGTGAAAGCGAACGTCCCAAAGTTGTAGGTGAATATAACTCTCCATTTCTGGAACCCTTAGATGCTATGGGTCCTGGGGAAATCAACGATTTGCTGGTTCGTATCTGTCAGACATTAAAAGTGGATGACAAAATTGTCCAAACGATCGCTAGCGTCACCTCTTCAGAGAGAGAAACTTGGTTTGTCAGCAGCAATGGCTCAGAGTTGTATCAAAAAATTCTCTCATTGGGTACTCATTACAGTGCGACTGCTCAAGAAGGAGCGATCGTCCAACAGCGTACTAACAACGGCTGGCAAGCTAACTGCTATCAAGGCGGACTGGAATTATTAAAACAAGCAGATTTATGGCATCGAGTCAAGCAAATTGGCGAACAAGCTGTAGAACTATTAACAGCCGAGGAATGCCCAAACACTCGCACCAACTTGGTATTAGCACCAGACCAAATGATGCTGCAAATCCATGAAAGTGTCGGTCATCCCCTCGAAATTGATCGTATTTTAGGAGATGAGCGCAATTACGCCGGGGGTAGCTTTGTAACCAAAAATGATTTTGGCAAGCTAGTTTATGGCTCACCACTAATGAACATTACCTTTGACCCCACCGTCCCTGGAGAATTTGCCAGCTATGGCTTTGATGATACAGGAGCCGTGGCAACACGAGAGTATGTAGTCAAAGCAGGTGTGTTGCAACGGGGTTTAGGTAGCCTAGAAAGTCAAGCTAGAGCAGGGGTTCCAGGGGTAGCCTGTGCCCGTGCTAGCTCTTGGAATCGCCCAGCGATCGATCGCATGGCTAACTTGAATTTAGAGCCAGGAAACGCCTCGTTTGATGAGATCATCGCTGGCATAGAACATGGAGTTTACATGGAATCTAATCGTTCTTGGTCAATAGACGATCGCCGCTATAAATTTCAGTTTGGTTGTGAATACGCCAAATTGATTGAAAACGGTAAACTTACCAAAACCCTACGCAATCCCAACTATCGAGCCACAACACCAGAGTTTTGGCACAGCTTAAGTCAAATTGGAGATGCTTCCAATTGGCAGATGTATGGCACTCCTTTCTGTGGTAAAGGAGAACCAAATCAGGCAATTTGGGTAGGACATGGCTCACCTGTTTGTCTATTCACTAATGTTGAAGTCTTTGGTGGTGGTTAA
- a CDS encoding GTP-binding protein, with protein sequence MPSAVTSEFPALDAPKQGLPVTIITGFLGSGKTTLLNHILTNQQGLKTAVLVNEFGEIGIDNELIVSTGENMVELNNGCICCTINNDLVDAVYKVLEREEKLDYLVVETTGLADPLPVALTFLGTELRDLTRLDSIITVVDAANYSLDLFNSQAAYSQIAYGDVIILNKADLVDEAALNDLEKKIGEVKEGARILRTTRSEVPLPLILSVGLFESDKYFDAADEHDHKHDHHDHDHHDHDHSACSHEHHDHEHDHDHHNHSDHLENDGFTSISFQSDKPFSIRKFQYFLDNQLSTNIFRAKGIMWFDESPKRHIFHLCGKRFTMDDDEWKGEPKNQLVLIGQNLDHETLLTQLENCICLPSTSRGKGFGK encoded by the coding sequence ATGCCATCAGCAGTTACTTCTGAATTTCCCGCATTAGATGCGCCAAAGCAAGGATTACCAGTAACAATTATTACTGGATTCCTCGGTAGTGGCAAGACAACCTTACTCAATCATATTCTGACTAATCAACAAGGTTTAAAAACCGCTGTTTTAGTCAATGAATTTGGTGAAATTGGTATTGATAACGAGTTGATTGTATCCACTGGTGAAAACATGGTGGAACTGAATAATGGTTGTATCTGCTGCACCATTAATAATGATTTAGTGGATGCTGTCTACAAAGTTTTAGAACGGGAAGAAAAATTAGACTATTTAGTTGTAGAAACAACTGGACTGGCAGATCCTTTACCAGTCGCGCTGACATTTCTAGGCACTGAATTACGTGATTTAACCCGTCTAGACTCGATTATTACCGTAGTAGACGCGGCAAATTATAGCCTGGATTTATTCAACTCCCAAGCAGCATACAGTCAAATTGCCTATGGTGATGTGATTATTCTGAACAAGGCAGATTTAGTTGATGAAGCGGCTTTGAATGATTTAGAAAAGAAAATCGGTGAAGTCAAGGAAGGAGCAAGAATTCTCCGCACCACGCGTTCAGAAGTGCCACTTCCCTTAATTCTCAGTGTTGGTCTGTTTGAATCTGATAAGTATTTTGATGCTGCTGATGAGCATGACCATAAACACGACCACCACGACCATGACCACCACGATCACGATCATTCGGCGTGTAGTCATGAACATCATGATCATGAACATGACCATGATCATCACAATCATTCCGACCATTTAGAAAATGATGGCTTTACTTCAATATCTTTCCAAAGTGACAAACCTTTTTCTATCAGGAAATTTCAATATTTCCTAGATAATCAGCTATCCACAAATATCTTCAGAGCTAAGGGGATTATGTGGTTTGACGAAAGCCCTAAACGTCATATTTTCCACCTGTGTGGCAAGCGGTTCACAATGGATGATGATGAGTGGAAAGGTGAACCAAAAAACCAATTAGTGCTAATTGGTCAAAATTTGGATCATGAGACTTTACTCACTCAGTTAGAAAATTGCATTTGCCTCCCTTCTACCAGCCGAGGCAAAGGTTTTGGGAAATAG
- the psb28 gene encoding photosystem II reaction center protein Psb28, whose product MAKIQFSRGIDENVIPDIRLTRSRSGENGTATFVFVNPQALSQSNSDDITGMYLLDEEGELITREVKAKFVNGKPEALEAVYLMKTAEEWDRFMRFMERYADENGLGLSKSE is encoded by the coding sequence ATGGCGAAAATCCAGTTTTCTAGAGGTATCGACGAAAATGTTATTCCAGATATACGTTTGACGCGATCGCGCAGTGGCGAAAATGGCACGGCAACTTTTGTTTTTGTCAATCCTCAGGCTTTAAGCCAAAGCAACAGCGACGACATAACCGGCATGTATTTGCTTGACGAAGAAGGGGAATTAATTACCCGTGAAGTTAAAGCTAAATTCGTTAACGGCAAACCAGAAGCATTAGAAGCAGTTTACTTGATGAAAACTGCTGAAGAATGGGACCGCTTTATGCGCTTTATGGAGCGATATGCAGATGAAAACGGTCTGGGATTGAGTAAATCTGAATAA
- the cysS gene encoding cysteine--tRNA ligase — protein sequence MALTLYNTLTRRQEPFETLEPGKVKMYCCGVTVYDYCHLGHARSYIVWDTIRRYLMWRGFEVRYIQNFTDIDDKILNRAKEQGSTMTEVSNRFIEAYFADIRRLNVLDADEYPRVTEHIPEIHELIEILVNKGLAYATGGDVYYRVERFPDYGKLASRNLEQMQAGASGRVDGEELEAKKQHPFDFALWKKAKPGEPAWDSPWGEGRPGWHIECSAMIRSRLGETIDIHGGGGDLIFPHHENEIAQSEGAMNRPLARYWTHNGMVMVKGQKMSKSLGNFITIRELLDGVGSWQDEPVNPMAVRLFVLQAHYRKPLDFTTEAIATAENSWKTLKEGLLFGYQYGNKLGWSAETSLLIPELAERFQQLGDNDFNFSGALAVLFELAKELQREGNIFVHEGITKTAPDELQRQWYTLVTLAGVLGLEAKLDSDTVTIAGLSDEQIELLIQERQQARKTKNFAESDRIRNELQAQGITLIDSPEGTRWHRS from the coding sequence ATGGCCTTAACCCTTTACAATACTCTCACTCGTCGTCAGGAACCCTTTGAAACCCTAGAGCCAGGGAAGGTTAAGATGTATTGCTGCGGCGTGACAGTTTATGATTACTGCCATTTGGGTCATGCACGTTCTTATATTGTCTGGGATACGATTCGACGTTACTTAATGTGGCGAGGTTTTGAGGTACGCTACATCCAAAATTTTACTGATATTGACGATAAGATTCTGAATCGGGCGAAAGAACAAGGTTCAACGATGACAGAGGTGTCTAACCGCTTTATTGAAGCATATTTTGCAGATATCCGGCGGTTAAATGTCCTGGATGCGGATGAGTATCCGCGGGTGACGGAACATATTCCGGAAATTCATGAATTGATTGAGATTTTGGTAAATAAAGGTCTGGCCTACGCTACAGGTGGTGATGTTTATTACCGCGTTGAACGCTTTCCTGACTATGGCAAACTCGCTAGTAGAAATCTGGAACAAATGCAAGCTGGTGCTAGCGGTCGAGTGGATGGAGAAGAGTTGGAAGCCAAAAAGCAGCACCCTTTTGATTTTGCCTTGTGGAAGAAGGCAAAGCCAGGGGAGCCGGCTTGGGATTCTCCTTGGGGTGAAGGTCGTCCGGGATGGCATATTGAATGTTCGGCAATGATTCGCTCTCGTTTGGGCGAAACAATTGATATTCATGGTGGCGGTGGTGATTTGATTTTTCCTCACCATGAAAATGAAATTGCTCAGTCAGAAGGGGCGATGAATCGACCGCTTGCACGGTACTGGACTCATAACGGGATGGTGATGGTGAAAGGTCAAAAAATGTCTAAGTCACTGGGCAATTTCATCACTATCAGGGAATTGTTGGATGGGGTAGGCAGTTGGCAAGATGAGCCAGTAAATCCGATGGCGGTGAGATTGTTTGTTTTGCAGGCACATTACCGCAAGCCTCTAGACTTTACAACGGAAGCGATCGCTACTGCTGAAAATAGCTGGAAAACTCTCAAGGAAGGCTTGCTTTTTGGCTATCAGTATGGTAATAAACTGGGCTGGAGTGCAGAAACTTCTTTGTTGATTCCCGAACTGGCAGAACGCTTTCAACAGTTGGGAGATAATGACTTTAATTTCTCTGGTGCTTTGGCGGTGTTATTTGAATTAGCCAAAGAACTGCAGCGCGAGGGAAATATTTTCGTCCATGAGGGGATAACCAAAACAGCGCCAGATGAACTCCAACGCCAATGGTACACCCTTGTGACTTTAGCTGGAGTCTTAGGTTTAGAAGCCAAGCTAGATAGTGATACTGTGACAATAGCAGGTTTGAGCGATGAGCAAATTGAATTGCTAATTCAAGAAAGACAGCAAGCCAGAAAAACCAAGAATTTCGCCGAGAGCGATCGCATTCGTAACGAACTTCAAGCACAAGGTATCACGCTCATTGATAGTCCCGAAGGTACACGCTGGCACAGGAGTTAA